From one Anopheles cruzii chromosome 3, idAnoCruzAS_RS32_06, whole genome shotgun sequence genomic stretch:
- the LOC128270146 gene encoding uncharacterized protein LOC128270146 codes for MPLNGSRNGQRTAAIGLSLATILALMVRICHGQSIASDCDITKCQPLSNISEVSLEPGQRIRRELDTCCEVLRLYCDPAGCPPAVDFCDTARTIRPTAVQGRCCTLHRCDNHCEVMGRDGLPTSRFVGDKWFHMVNGTTCVNYECLRNEANETFINSIAIQCNTVCPEGFEPLLSDQHCCPQCVQAQCKFDDRLYRERESWESPDGCLVYRCVRENGFLSISSSRKRCPAVVGCPEESIVESGCCRVCNYTAEAPGPTSVPASSEEERADIDYFSEQTYREHPCRRECTLGRKPETCHYRFRLEWYRTLSKACYNCPYNATDCDRPHCVAGDGVRRNVAVINRMMPGPAIDVCENDIIVVDVENHLMGESTTIHWHGLHQRRTPYMDGVPHVSQCPISPGTTFRYTFRADNPGTHFWHSHTGMQRGDGAFGALIIRKDNDVHELLYDLDLPEHVITVQDWGHEQGVSLFASHHHSTGDNKPPNLLINGRGKYFQRFPKANPTPLATTTLEPPTTTPAEATTYEEVVEDSTTEETTTMTAPQLSVEAVEDESELLQASSGNGLKTVLRSPTEVHRHRTKRQSRTVNFNAIVVPESRHIPLAVFSVDRGRRYRFRLINAEFLNCPVELSIENHLITVIASDGFGIQPVEDLGSFVSYAGERFDFVVKANQPIDNYLIRFRGLMDCDERFTSAYQFAVLRYRGAPEDQEYESWPPYDYEAPGLQLNSLNAGPGAENVVTIAETNAIQQEDLLLLRNETDYKFYVYYDFYGKDNPHFHVPNLYGFGQVVNNTNRLYTPQLNHISMRMPPVPFLPGKDLLDEAAFCNETSLRRQGRDCRREFCECSHVVQIPLHATVEMVMIDEGLTFDANHPFHLHGHAFRVVGMDRVSRNTTIEDIRRMDEQGLLRRRFKRAPLKDTVTIPDGGYTIIRFIANNPGYWLFHCHIEFHAEIGMSLVLKVGDRSEMKPPPANFPTCYDYKPELGQLGGGARPTVRSGHWLPVLLSVLLAAKLSTVGA; via the exons GTGGACTTTTGCGATACCGCCCGAACCatccgaccgacggcggtCCAGGGAAGATGCTGTACCCTTCATCGTTGTG ATAACCACTGTGAGGTGATGGGCCGCGATGGGCTGCCCACGAGCCGGTTCGTTGGCGACAAGTGGTTCCACATGGTTAACGGGACGACGTGCGTGAACTACGAATGTTTACGGAACGAGGCAAACGAAACGTTTATCAACTCCATTGCGATACAATGTAACACCGTCTGTCCGGAG GGTTTCGAGCCACTGCTCAGTGATCAGCACTGCTGTCCCCAGTGCGTTCAGGCGCAGTGCAAGTTCGACGACCGACTCTACCGGGAGCGGGAATCCTGGGAAAGCCCCGACGGGTGTCTGGTGTACCGTTGCGTGAGAGAGAACGGGTTCCTCTCGATCAGCTCCAGTCGGAAACGGTGTCCGGCGGTCGTTGGGTGCCCGGAGGAGAGCATCGTCGAGAGCGGCTGCTGTAGGGTGTGTAACTACACGGCGGAGGCACCCGGCCCAACGTCGGTGCCTGCCTCTTCGGAGGAAGAACGCGCCGACATCGATTACTTTAGCGAACAAACGTACCGAGAGCATCCGTGTCGGCGGGAGTGCACGTTGGGACGCAAGCCCGAGACCTGCCACTATCGCTTCCGGCTCGAGTGGTACCGGACGCTAAGCAAGGCGTGCTACAACTGCCCGTACAATGCGACCGACTGCGACCGGCCACACTGCGTGGCGGGTGACGGGGTGCGGCGGAACGTGGCCGTCATCAACCGCATGATGCCCGGGCCGGCGATCGACGTGTGCGAGAACGACATCATCGTGGTGGACGTGGAGAACCATCTGATGGGCGAAAGCACCACCATCCACTGGCACGGACTGCACCAGCGCCGCACGCCGTACATGGACGGAGTGCCGCACGTCTCCCAGTGTCCGATCAGCCCCGGCACCACCTTCCGGTACACGTTCCGGGCGGACAACCCCGGGACGCACTTCTGGCACTCGCACACCGGCATGCAGCGGGGCGACGGGGCCTTCGGGGCGCTGATCATACGCAAGGACAACGACGTCCACGAGCTGCTGTACGACCTCGACCTACCGGAGCACGTGATCACGGTGCAGGACTGGGGCCACGAGCAGGGTGTTTCACTGTTTGCGTCCCATCACCACTCGACCGGCGACAATAAGCCACCGAACTTGCTGATCAACGGTCGCGGGAAGTACTTCCAGAGATTTCCCAAGGCGAATCCCACGCCCTTGGCAACCACAACTCTGGAGCCTCCCACAACCACTCCCGCGGAGGCCACAACTTACGAGGAAGTGGTCGAGGATTCGACAACGGAAGAAACAACGACAATGACTGCGCCCCAGCTGTCCGTCGAGGCGGTCGAGGATGAGTCGGAGTTACTGCAGGCCAGCAGTGGCAATGGGCTGAAGACGGTGCTAAGATCCCCGACGGAGgtacaccggcaccggactAAGCGACAGTCACGGACCGTCAATTTCAACGCCATCGTCGTGCCCGAATCCCGCCACATTCCGCTGGCGGTGTTCAGCGTGGACAGGGGCCGACgctaccggttccggttgatcaACGCCGAGTTCCTCAACTGCCCGGTGGAGCTGTCGATCGAGAATCACCTCATCACGGTGATCGCGTCGGACGGGTTCGGGATTCAGCCCGTCGAAGACCTCGGCTCGTTTGTCAGCTACGCCGGTGAGCGGTTCGATTTCGTGGTGAAAGCAAACCAACCTATCGACAACTACCTGATACGGTTCCGGGGGCTGATGGATTGTGATGAGCGGTTCACGTCGGCGTACCAGTTCGCGGTGCTGCGCTACCGGGGCGCTCCCGAGGACCAGGAGTACGAGTCGTGGCCACCGTATGACTACGAGGCCCCAGGGTTGCAGCTGAACTCACTGAACGCTGGGCCGGGCGCGGAGAATGTTGTCACGATCGCGGAAACCAACGCAATCCAGCAGGAGgacctgctgttgctgcgcaACGAGACGGACTACAAGTTCTACGTCTACTACGATTTCTACGGCAAAGACAACCCGCACTTCCACGTGCCGAACCTGTACGGGTTCGGGCAGGTGGTCAACAACACGAACCGGCTGTACACGCCGCAGCTGAACCACATCTCGATGCGGATGCCGCCGGTCCCGTTCCTGCCCGGCAAGGATCTGCTCGACGAGGCCGCGTTCTGCAACGAGACGAGCCTGCGGCGGCAAGGCCGCGACTGCCGGCGCGAGTTCTGCGAGTGTAGCCACGTGGTGCAGATTCCGCTCCACGCGACCGTCGAGATGGTCATGATCGACGAGGGTCTCACGTTCGACGCGAACCACCCGTTCCATCTGCATGGGCACGCCTTCCGGGTGGTGGGCATGGACCGCGTCAGCCGCAACACCACGATCGAGGACATTCGGCGCATGGACGAGCAGGGCCTTCTGCGGAGGCGGTTCAAGAGAGCCCCGCTCAAGGACACGGTCACGATCCCGGACGGAGGCTACACCATCATTCGCTTCATCGCCAACAATCCCG GTTACTGGCTGTTCCACTGTCACATCGAGTTTCACGCCGAAATCGGGATGTCGCTGGTGCTGAAGGTGGGCGATCGGTCGGAGATgaagccaccaccggccaactTCCCCACGTGTTACGACTACAAACCCGAGCTTGGCCAGCTCGGCGGAGGGGCTCGGCCGACGGTGCGCTCTGGACACTGGCTTCCGGTGCTCCTGTCCGTGTTGCTGGCTGCCAAACTGTCGACCGTCGGCGCGTGA